A single Anopheles funestus chromosome 2RL, idAnoFuneDA-416_04, whole genome shotgun sequence DNA region contains:
- the LOC125760689 gene encoding V-type proton ATPase subunit d-like translates to MAGFLFNIDSGYLEGLCRGFKSSILKQSDYLNLVQCETLDDLKLQLQSTDYGPFLANETSPLTVSTIDERLRETLLIEFSHLRNQAVQPLAGFLDFITYSYMIDNTVLLITGTLHERPVPDLLAKCNPLGRFEQMEAINMALAPADLYNAILIDTPLAPFFENCMSGQDMDELNIEIMRNALHKEYLEAFYDFCKQVGGTTADVMCELLAFEADRRAINITINALGTSLSKEDYVRLYPSCGHLFPDGLLALGRASDYEQVRSVALRYPEYGALFEESNHPDGRSLEEKFFVHEAKLHVRSFMQQFHFGVFYSYLRLKEQEFRNIVWIAECIAQNQRSRIENYISLF, encoded by the coding sequence ATGGCCGGATTTCTGTTCAACATCGACAGCGGATACTTGGAAGGTCTATGCCGTGGTTTCAAATCAAGCATCTTGAAGCAGTCTGATTATTTGAATTTAGTGCAGTGTGAAACACTCGATGATTTGAAACTGCAACTGCAAAGTACAGATTATGGTCCATTCCTTGCTAACGAAACTTCCCCACTTACCGTGTCAACAATAGATGAAAGACTGCGTGAAACACTTTTGATTGAATTCAGCCACCTACGCAACCAAGCCGTTCAGCCTTTGGCAGGATTCCTGGACTTTATCACGTACAGCTATATGATCGATAACACAGTCTTGCTCATTACGGGAACGTTGCATGAGCGTCCAGTTCCGGATCTGCTGGCAAAGTGTAATCCGCTTGGTCGGTTTGAACAGATGGAGGCCATCAACATGGCTTTGGCTCCAGCCGATCTGTATAATGCGATCCTGATCGATACTCCGCTAGCCCCGTTCTTCGAGAACTGCATGTCCGGCCAGGATATGGAtgaattaaatattgaaattatgCGCAACGCGCTCCACAAAGAATACCTAGAGGCATTCTACGATTTCTGCAAGCAGGTAGGCGGAACAACGGCCGATGTGATGTGTGAACTATTAGCGTTTGAGGCGGATCGTCGTGCGATCAACATAACGATCAATGCTCTCGGTACTTCCCTATCCAAGGAGGATTATGTTCGTCTATATCCAAGCTGCGGTCATTTGTTCCCGGACGGTTTGTTAGCGCTGGGACGTGCGTCTGACTACGAGCAAGTACGATCGGTTGCTTTGCGTTACCCGGAATATGGCGCTCTGTTCGAAGAGTCCAATCATCCGGATGGACGGTCGCtagaggaaaagtttttcgtaCATGAAGCCAAATTGCACGTGCGCAGTTTTATGCAGCAATTTCATTTCGGTGTGTTTTATTCGTACCTAAGGCTAAAAGAGCAAGAGTTCCGTAATATTGTTTGGATTGCTGAATGTATTGCACAAAACCAGCGCAGCCGGATCGAGAACtatatttctttgttttga
- the LOC125760679 gene encoding alkaline phosphatase-like, giving the protein MVLICVLLLTCFCAHITVHGVTGSPLSAFVTVADLGPTHPMDNPDWVPPTGPTREKDREYWQASGQARLRRQLEHSKQNLAVAKNVIIFLGDGLSIPTLAATRMYMGGEELELSFETFPHTGLAKTYCINYQVSDSSCTAAAILTGVKNNYGTIGVSGHVPLKNCPLSLQESNRLTSILKYAQEDGRSTGIVTNTRITHATPAVAYAVSGARYWEDDTELPAGCVDIAAQLVHGDIGTNLTVALGGGSRHFYPTGTFDSNGEPGRRTDGRNLVTEWIELTAAREQRAQFIHDRAGLLAVQPDRVDRLFGLFNGNHMSYRMLADQLREPSLEEMTVKALEILQRNDRGFVLLVEGGRIDHAHHDNLAKLALDETVELHRAVERTVQHLGDNVQETLLLVTADHSHTFTIGGYPVRGNDILSTGDFSRFDRMPFFTLTYANGPSYSDHFYETGGRRNPDDMRDRYHDPDFTYPAAVPYEDETHGGDDVAVFAQGPWAHIFSGLYEQHVIGHGLLYAACLGPDTFQQSDACRERLRGGTAEPLRAVKHLLVMLLLFGYLRTHAF; this is encoded by the exons ATGGTACTAATTTGCGTTCTGCTTCTTACTTGCTTTTGTGCACATATCACGGTACATGGTGTGACCGGCAGTCCATTGTCGGCCTTTGTCACCGTTGCAGATTTGGGACCAACCCATCCGATGGATAACCCGGACTGGGTGCCCCCTACGGGACCTACCAGAGAAAAGGATCGTGAGTACTGGCAGGCTAGTGGGCAAGCCCGACTACGTCGTCAACTAGAGCATAGCAAGCAAAACCTTGCCGTGGCCAAAAACGTAATCATCTTCCTGGGAGACGGCTTGTCAATACCGACGCTCGCTGCCACTCGAATGTACATGGGCGGCGAAGAGTTGGAGCTTTCCTTCGAAACGTTCCCCCATACGGGACTCGCGAAGACTTACTGCATTAACTATCAAGTGTCGGATTCATCCTGTACGGCTGCCGCCATCCTGACGGGAGTGAAGAACAATTATGGCACCATCGGGGTCAGTGGTCATGTGCCGCTAAAGAACTGCCCACTCAGTTTGCAGGAGTCGAACCGTTTGACATCAATACTGAAGTACGCCCAGGAGGATGGTCGCTCGACGGGCATCGTCACTAATACACGAATAACCCACGCAACACCGGCCGTTGCGTACGCCGTCTCCGGGGCACGCTACTGGGAAGATGATACGGAATTGCCTGCGGGCTGTGTAGACATTGCCGCGCAGTTAGTTCATGGCGATATCGGGACAAACCTTACCGTGGCACTCGGTGGTGGATCAAGACATTTCTATCCAACTGGCACGTTCGATAGTAATGGCGAACCGGGAAGACGTACGGATGGTCGCAATCTCGTGACCGAGTGGATCGAGCTAACAGCAGCACGTGAACAGCGGGCCCAATTCATACATGACCGG GCAGGACTGTTGGCCGTCCAACCCGACCGGGTGGATCGGTTGTTTGGATTATTCAACGGAAATCACATGTCTTATAGAATGCTGGCCGATCAGCTACGTGAACCATCGCTCGAAGAAATGACGGTGAAAGCATTGGAGATACTTCAACGCAACGATCGTGGATTTGTGTTACTGGTAGAAG GTGGACGCATTGATCACGCACATCATGATAATTTGGCGAAGCTTGCGTTAGATGAGACAGTGGAACTACACCGAGCCGTCGAGCGTACAGTTCAGCATCTGGGTGACAACGTACAGGAAACTTTGCTGCTAGTGACGGCGGACCATTCGCATACGTTCACGATCGGAGGATATCCGGTGCGAGGTAACGATATCCTCTCGACCGGAGATTTTTCGCGCTTCGACCGGATGCCGTTCTTCACGCTGACCTACGCGAACGGTCCTAGCTATTCGGACCACTTCTATGAAACCGGTGGCCGCAGGAATCCGGACGACATGCGGGACCGATATCACGATCCGGACTTCACGTATCCGGCCGCCGTACCCTACGAGGACGAAACGCACGGTGGGGATGACGTGGCCGTGTTTGCCCAAGGCCCTTGGGCACATATTTTTAGCGGTCTCTACGAGCAGCACGTCATCGGACACGGACTGCTGTATGCCGCCTGTCTTGGACCGGACACGTTCCAGCAATCGGATGCGTGCCGGGAACGTTTACGAGGTGGAACGGCGGAACCGCTTCGCGCGGTAAAACATTTACTGGTGATGCTCCTCCTGTTCGGATATCTACGAACACATGCATTTTAG